The DNA segment AACCATGCTTAAATAGCCGACTATAGCATCCCTTGAACCTTGAACATCATAACTTGTAGCGTATTTTAAAATACGAACATTTTTAACAGCTAGTGACTTGGCTAAGCTTGTTAAAATTGTCACCGGGATATACCCGCACATCGTAGTTTTAACAGCTTTATTATATACATCAGCGGCGTCCAATATTCTAATAGACTCCGCAATCCCTCCGTCTGTAGTGTTCATCCACCGAAGAATTTTATTTATATCGTGCTCGCCTACAGGGGCGAACCCATAAAACATATTACCGTAATGCGTCATATCAGTGCTAGCTACGATCAAAGTGTCGCTTAAATCAATAATCTCAGCTAGTTTGTTGCCTATAACTAGACATTTATCTAAAGATACACCACCGCAAACTATAGGGACTATCTTAAAACTTTCACCGTAAATATACTGTAAAAAGGGGAGCTGAACTTCCAAACTATGCTCGTTTAAGTGAGGCCATTCATCGTTGATAATATAACTGCGCCCGCTTTCATCCTTCCCTACTCCAACTCTTATTTTTTCAGCCAATATATGATCGATTTCAACTAAGCCGAGCGGGGTCTCCCAGGCCCCCTCACCCATTACTGCAACCCCCGGATAACCGAAGTGGCTTGGACCTAGAATTATTACTCTTCTAGGCGCTATTTTAGACAGCTCATAGTAGAGGTGGGCGGCTACAGGGCCTGAGTAAATATAACCAGCATGCGGGGATATACCGCCGATTATCCGCTCGGTGGTCTCCTCTATTTTTTTACCAGGTAGCTTACCTGGACCGAACTTGTGAAGAAATGATTTCTCTATAATTTTAATTAACTCAGATTTACTAGAAGGGTAGAAACCTATAGCTGCGGGCCTTCTAATATTCATTGAATCCACCTCAAGGAAACTCGCTTCAAAATGGGAGAGGGTTTTTGATATTCAAAGTTTAAGTAAATGAAGCCCGCTTTTTTCTTCGGAGAAGTAGTTGTTAAAGCTCCTTTCCCTCCAACTCTAAGCTGGCTCAGCTTGAAAAGCGCATTGCCAACCATATAATTCATCCTCAAATTTAAAGCGTTTGGGAGCCCGCAGTTGATCTCAGCGAGCCGACCATTGCTATTCAACCCTTCACCCCTTATTATAATTCTCTCTATAAAACTATAAATAGCTATCAGATTTTCAACTCCGCTAAACTAATTTTAATAAAATCTAGTTTATGCTATTAGGAGATGGCTGGTTTAAGAGCTTCAGCTAGTTTACTCTCTATAAAATTTTTAACTTTAATTATATCAGGTTCGAATTCACTCACCGGCTCGGCTATTTCAATAGCTTCCTGAGGATCTTTAAGCATATGACCTGTGGTGATACAGACGATTGTTTCATCCCTGTCTATTACTCCTGTTTCAAGTAATTTTTTAACTCCGGCTAGTGAAGCTGCGCTTGCAGGTTCAACTCCTATACCCTCTAATTTAGCTAACGCTTTCTGCATCGCTATAATTTCACTGTCAGCTACGCTTTCAGCGGTTCCATTCGACTCTCTTATAGCTTTAACAGCTTTAGGCCAGTTTACAGGTCTACCTATTCGAATAGCTGTTGCAATAGTCTCAGGTTTATCGGTGAATTGTATCAGTTTCAGATTCCTCTTTATCATATTAACTATAGGCGAAGCACCCTCCGCTTGTATACCAGTCATCTTAGGAAGAGATTCTGTTAAAGAAACTCTTTCAAGCTCTTTGAAACCCTTCCATATCGCGGAGATATTACCGCAGTTACCGACAGGTAAAACAATGCGGTCGGGGACGAAACCTAGCTGATCGACTATCTCGTAGGCTGTCGTCTTCTGGCCTTCAAGCCTCCACGGGTTTAAAGAATTTAGAAGATAGATTTTCTCTTCATTACATATCTGTTCTACAATAGATAAAGCTTGGTCGAAATTACCTTTTAACGCGATTACTTGAGCGCCGTGAAGCATTGCCTGTGAGAGTTTACCCATAGCAACCTTTCCTGCTGGTAGTAGAACGAAGCATGTTAAGCCGGCTTTAGCAGCGTAAGCAGCTAATGAAGCTGAGGTGTTACCGGTGGATGCGCAGCCTACTGATTTGATACCTAACTCCACAACTTTAGTAACCCCTACAGTCATTCCTCTATCTTTAAAGCTACCTGTAGGGTTAGCGCCCTCAAACTTAACGTATAAATGATCTAACCCAATTAATTTACCCAGACGCTTCACAGGGTAAAGTGGGGTTCCACCCTCGAATAAAGAGACTTTTAACTCATGGCTCACAGGGAGCAACTCGAAGTAACGCCAAACACATAACGGTCTTTCCTTAAATTTAGCCCAGCTAATAGTCTCTTTGATAGCATCATAGTCGAGTATTATATCGAGAAGACCGCCACATGAAGAACACCTATATATTACGGTCTCGCTGGGATAAGTTTTACCGCAGTTTATACACTCCAACCATACAACTCTCTCAGCCAATGATTTTAGCCCCCTCATTAGATGGTTTAGCTTTAAACCCTATAAATTTTATATTTAAATTTTTAAGAGCATCCTCCATAGCTCCTAAAATATTCTCCTGAATGCTTTCATCGCAAACCGCGAATATACTTGGCCCGCTACCACAGATCGAACAACCGTAGGCGCCTGCTTCAAGCGCAGCCTTCTTAACTTCACTGAACCCTTTTATAAGCCTAGCTCTAGCAGGTTCAACTATTATATCTGAGTTAACAGCTCGACCGATTTTAACAAGATCGCCTTTCAATAAAGCAGCTACAAGAAAAGCACAGCTACTTAACTGAGAGAATGAATCGCGGAACCCTATCTGAGAGGGGAGAACAGCTCGGCTGTCGGCTGTGACTAACTCCACATCTGGGAGAACTATCGCGAAGCGTAATTTTTCAGGTACAGGGAAATTTATAAACTCTAAAGGTTTATGAGATTTTAACACTACAACCCCTCCTAGAAGAGCGGCTGCTACATTATCCGCGTGAGGGAAATTCGCGGCAGCCCTCTCTCCTTCAGCGGCCGCTTCTACAAGCAGCTGCATATTCTCGTTTAAACCGAGTAAATTAGA comes from the Candidatus Odinarchaeum yellowstonii genome and includes:
- the amrB gene encoding AmmeMemoRadiSam system protein B; protein product: MNIRRPAAIGFYPSSKSELIKIIEKSFLHKFGPGKLPGKKIEETTERIIGGISPHAGYIYSGPVAAHLYYELSKIAPRRVIILGPSHFGYPGVAVMGEGAWETPLGLVEIDHILAEKIRVGVGKDESGRSYIINDEWPHLNEHSLEVQLPFLQYIYGESFKIVPIVCGGVSLDKCLVIGNKLAEIIDLSDTLIVASTDMTHYGNMFYGFAPVGEHDINKILRWMNTTDGGIAESIRILDAADVYNKAVKTTMCGYIPVTILTSLAKSLAVKNVRILKYATSYDVQGSRDAIVGYLSMVFSL
- the thrC gene encoding threonine synthase yields the protein MAERVVWLECINCGKTYPSETVIYRCSSCGGLLDIILDYDAIKETISWAKFKERPLCVWRYFELLPVSHELKVSLFEGGTPLYPVKRLGKLIGLDHLYVKFEGANPTGSFKDRGMTVGVTKVVELGIKSVGCASTGNTSASLAAYAAKAGLTCFVLLPAGKVAMGKLSQAMLHGAQVIALKGNFDQALSIVEQICNEEKIYLLNSLNPWRLEGQKTTAYEIVDQLGFVPDRIVLPVGNCGNISAIWKGFKELERVSLTESLPKMTGIQAEGASPIVNMIKRNLKLIQFTDKPETIATAIRIGRPVNWPKAVKAIRESNGTAESVADSEIIAMQKALAKLEGIGVEPASAASLAGVKKLLETGVIDRDETIVCITTGHMLKDPQEAIEIAEPVSEFEPDIIKVKNFIESKLAEALKPAIS
- a CDS encoding homoserine kinase, with the protein product MKIVRAEAPATIANLGPCFDALGIALSEPKDIVELSLDESSDSVVIEKIEGLTNSSISFNTSSNTAGLAVKTLINRLGLKIGLKIKIRKGIRPASGMGSSGASAAAAVYGLSNLLGLNENMQLLVEAAAEGERAAANFPHADNVAAALLGGVVVLKSHKPLEFINFPVPEKLRFAIVLPDVELVTADSRAVLPSQIGFRDSFSQLSSCAFLVAALLKGDLVKIGRAVNSDIIVEPARARLIKGFSEVKKAALEAGAYGCSICGSGPSIFAVCDESIQENILGAMEDALKNLNIKFIGFKAKPSNEGAKIIG